In Nonomuraea sp. NBC_00507, the following are encoded in one genomic region:
- a CDS encoding class I fructose-bisphosphate aldolase, with translation MTHISSRPGIAELTEIRVRQPWRITEGWAARKRRDLVGADGRLLIVAADHPARGALGVRADRMAMASRSNLLERLAIALSRPGVDGVLGTPDILDDLLLMGALEDKVAIGSMNRGGLQGAVFELDDRFTAYTADEIVARGLEGGKMLNRICLEDPGTVTMLEASGRAVTELAGHGVMAMVEPFLSVRGADGRVRNLLDPDSTITSIHIAAALGATSRHTWLKLPVVEDLERVMDATTLPTLLLGGDPTGHPDETYASWRQALDLPAVRGLVVGRALLFPPDGDVAAAVDIASGLVHGGAS, from the coding sequence ATGACCCACATCTCCAGCCGGCCCGGCATCGCCGAGCTGACCGAGATCCGGGTACGCCAGCCGTGGCGGATCACCGAAGGATGGGCCGCCCGCAAGCGGCGTGACCTGGTGGGCGCGGACGGCAGGCTGCTGATCGTGGCCGCCGACCATCCGGCCCGCGGCGCGCTCGGCGTGCGTGCGGACCGCATGGCGATGGCCTCGCGCAGCAACCTGCTGGAACGCCTGGCGATCGCGCTGTCGCGCCCCGGCGTGGACGGTGTGCTCGGCACCCCCGACATCCTGGACGATCTGCTGCTGATGGGGGCGCTGGAGGACAAGGTCGCGATCGGGTCCATGAACCGGGGCGGCCTGCAGGGCGCCGTCTTCGAGCTGGACGACCGCTTCACCGCCTACACCGCTGACGAGATCGTCGCCCGCGGTCTGGAGGGCGGCAAGATGCTCAACCGGATCTGTCTGGAGGATCCGGGCACGGTGACCATGCTGGAGGCGAGCGGCCGAGCGGTCACCGAGCTGGCGGGGCACGGCGTCATGGCGATGGTGGAGCCGTTCCTGTCGGTGCGGGGAGCGGACGGCCGGGTGCGCAACCTGCTCGATCCCGACTCCACCATCACCTCCATCCACATCGCCGCCGCGCTCGGCGCCACCAGCCGGCACACCTGGCTGAAGCTGCCCGTCGTCGAGGACCTGGAACGCGTCATGGACGCCACCACGCTGCCGACCCTGCTGCTGGGCGGCGACCCGACCGGTCATCCCGACGAGACCTACGCCTCCTGGCGGCAGGCGCTTGACCTGCCCGCCGTGCGGGGCCTGGTGGTCGGGCGGGCGCTGCTGTTCCCGCCCGACGGGGATGTGGCCG
- the iolC gene encoding 5-dehydro-2-deoxygluconokinase yields the protein MAYDLVAMGRCGVDIYPLDHGVGLEDVERFAKFLGGSATNVAVAAARYGRRATIITRTGRDPFGRYVRRALRDFGVDDSYAGEVDGPPTPVTFCEIFPPDHFPLYFYRYPTAPDLLIEPDEIPVEAVREAGVFWATVTGLSQEPSRAAHFAAWQARGRRPHTVLDLDYRPMFWPDPGEAAALVGKALQHVTVAVGNREECEVAVGETDPQRAASALLERGVELAIVKQGPKGVLAATADERVEVPPFPVSVVNGLGAGDAFGGALVHGLLSGWDLTRVLRFANVAGAIVAGRLECSSAMPYEAEVEALLGEAPQGEESGR from the coding sequence ATGGCGTACGACCTGGTGGCCATGGGCCGGTGCGGAGTGGACATCTACCCGCTCGACCACGGCGTCGGCCTGGAGGACGTGGAGCGGTTCGCCAAGTTCCTCGGCGGCAGCGCGACCAACGTCGCGGTGGCCGCGGCCCGCTACGGCCGCCGCGCCACGATCATCACGCGGACCGGCCGCGACCCGTTCGGCCGCTACGTCCGCCGGGCGCTGCGTGACTTCGGCGTCGACGACTCCTACGCCGGCGAGGTCGACGGCCCGCCGACGCCGGTCACGTTCTGCGAGATCTTCCCTCCCGACCACTTCCCGCTGTACTTCTACCGGTATCCGACCGCCCCCGACCTGCTCATCGAGCCGGACGAGATCCCGGTGGAGGCCGTGCGCGAGGCGGGCGTCTTCTGGGCCACCGTCACCGGCCTGTCGCAGGAGCCGTCGCGCGCGGCGCACTTCGCCGCCTGGCAGGCTCGCGGCCGCCGCCCGCACACCGTGCTCGACCTCGACTACCGGCCCATGTTCTGGCCCGACCCCGGCGAGGCCGCCGCGTTGGTGGGCAAGGCGCTCCAGCACGTCACGGTCGCGGTCGGCAACCGGGAGGAGTGCGAGGTCGCGGTCGGCGAGACCGACCCGCAGCGGGCGGCGTCCGCCCTGCTGGAGCGGGGTGTGGAGCTCGCGATCGTGAAACAGGGCCCCAAGGGCGTGCTCGCCGCGACCGCGGACGAGCGCGTCGAGGTGCCGCCCTTCCCCGTGAGCGTCGTCAACGGCCTCGGCGCCGGCGACGCCTTCGGCGGTGCTCTCGTCCACGGCCTGCTCAGCGGCTGGGACCTGACCCGCGTCCTGCGCTTTGCGAACGTGGCCGGCGCCATCGTCGCCGGCCGTCTCGAGTGCTCCAGCGCCATGCCGTACGAAGCCGAGGTGGAGGCCCTGCTGGGAGAGGCCCCGCAGGGAGAGGAGAGCGGACGATGA
- a CDS encoding TIM barrel protein, translating to MTTTPVAGRVAGAPISWGVCEVPGWGHQLEPETVLSQMRALGLAATEFGPDGFLPDDPQAKAATLAGYDLKAVGQFVPVVLHDPEHDPLPEVERAMEGLVAAGASTVVLAAATGQDGYDDRPVLDEPGWATLLGNLDRITEAAAARGLVATLHPHVGTMVESGAETARVLDGSRVGLCLDTGHLLIGGGDPVAIAREHPGRIAHVHLKDVRLDWARRVQAGEESYTAAVAGGMYVPLGKGDVDIAAIVSALEGHGYTGWYVLEQDTILAEGDAGADPAADVRASIQHLLAVAGA from the coding sequence ATGACGACCACACCCGTCGCCGGCCGCGTCGCCGGCGCACCGATCTCCTGGGGAGTCTGCGAGGTCCCTGGCTGGGGCCACCAGCTGGAACCTGAGACCGTGCTGAGCCAGATGCGCGCGCTCGGCCTGGCCGCCACCGAGTTCGGCCCCGACGGCTTCCTGCCCGACGACCCGCAGGCCAAGGCCGCGACCCTGGCCGGGTACGACCTGAAGGCGGTCGGGCAGTTCGTCCCGGTCGTCCTGCACGATCCGGAGCACGATCCTCTCCCCGAGGTCGAGCGCGCGATGGAGGGCCTGGTCGCCGCAGGGGCGTCGACCGTCGTCCTGGCCGCCGCCACCGGGCAGGACGGCTACGACGACCGGCCGGTCCTCGACGAGCCCGGCTGGGCGACCCTGCTGGGCAACCTCGACCGCATCACCGAGGCCGCCGCCGCCCGCGGCCTGGTGGCCACCCTCCACCCGCACGTCGGCACGATGGTCGAAAGCGGGGCGGAGACGGCACGGGTGCTCGACGGCAGCCGCGTCGGCCTGTGCCTGGACACCGGGCACCTGCTGATCGGTGGCGGCGACCCGGTCGCGATCGCTCGCGAGCACCCAGGGCGGATCGCTCACGTGCATCTCAAGGACGTCCGGCTCGACTGGGCGCGGCGCGTGCAGGCCGGCGAGGAGTCCTACACCGCCGCCGTGGCCGGCGGCATGTACGTCCCGCTCGGCAAGGGCGACGTCGACATCGCGGCCATCGTCTCCGCCCTGGAGGGCCACGGCTACACCGGCTGGTACGTCTTGGAGCAGGACACCATCCTGGCCGAGGGCGACGCGGGCGCGGACCCGGCCGCGGACGTCCGGGCGAGCATCCAGCACCTCCTCGCCGTGGCGGGGGCGTGA
- a CDS encoding Gfo/Idh/MocA family protein: MRIGLAGVGRIGAFHAKTLAALDYVDELVVTDADTGAAERVAAELGLDVAPDAEALLASGVDGFVIATATPGHAPLLRQAIAAGVPAFCEKPVAATLKETIELAELVAATGVPVHVGFQRRFDAGYRRAQAAVASGELGFVHTIRAGTHDQAPPHASYIPTSGGIFRDCNVHDFDILRFVSGREVATVYATGGNKGADFFAEAGDVDTGGALLTLDDGTIVLISSTRYNGGGHDVRMEVHGEKGTIAVGLDHSLAMRSAEEGVDFPRGPQKWSFMERFLPAYQAELTAFADVARGERPSPCTVRDALEAFRIAEACELSRAERRPVALSEIEGSEIEGIDTP; encoded by the coding sequence ATGCGCATCGGGCTCGCGGGCGTCGGAAGGATAGGCGCCTTCCACGCCAAGACTCTGGCCGCTCTCGACTACGTCGACGAGCTGGTCGTGACGGACGCCGACACCGGGGCCGCCGAGCGCGTCGCAGCCGAGCTCGGCCTCGACGTGGCCCCGGACGCCGAGGCGCTGCTGGCCTCGGGCGTCGACGGATTCGTGATCGCCACCGCCACGCCGGGGCACGCGCCGCTGCTGCGCCAGGCCATCGCCGCCGGGGTGCCGGCCTTCTGCGAGAAGCCCGTGGCCGCCACCTTGAAGGAGACCATCGAGCTGGCCGAGCTCGTCGCCGCGACCGGAGTGCCGGTGCACGTCGGCTTCCAGCGCCGCTTCGACGCCGGATATCGGCGCGCGCAGGCCGCGGTGGCCTCCGGCGAGCTCGGATTCGTCCACACCATCCGGGCCGGCACCCACGACCAGGCTCCGCCGCACGCGTCCTACATCCCGACCTCCGGCGGCATCTTCCGCGACTGCAACGTGCACGACTTCGACATCCTGCGGTTCGTCAGCGGCCGCGAGGTGGCCACGGTCTACGCCACCGGCGGCAACAAGGGCGCGGACTTCTTCGCCGAGGCCGGCGACGTCGACACCGGAGGCGCGCTGCTGACCCTGGACGACGGCACGATCGTGCTGATCTCCTCGACCCGCTACAACGGCGGCGGCCACGACGTGCGCATGGAGGTCCACGGCGAGAAGGGCACGATCGCCGTCGGCCTGGACCACTCGCTGGCGATGCGCTCGGCGGAGGAGGGCGTCGACTTCCCGCGCGGCCCGCAGAAGTGGTCGTTCATGGAGCGTTTCCTGCCCGCCTACCAGGCCGAGCTCACCGCCTTCGCCGACGTCGCCCGCGGCGAGCGGCCCTCGCCCTGCACCGTACGGGACGCGCTCGAGGCCTTCCGCATCGCCGAGGCGTGCGAGCTGTCCAGGGCCGAGCGCAGACCCGTCGCCCTGTCCGAAATCGAGGGCTCCGAGATCGAGGGTATTGACACGCCATGA
- a CDS encoding GntR family transcriptional regulator encodes MAVQVGVTLDRSSPVPLYHQLAEQLRTAIASGRLQPGDQLENELALAERLSLARPTVRQAIQELVDRGLVLRRRGIGTTVANPKVHRRADLTSLFDDLTRAGGQPSTSVLRHELVRDERVATALDLPAETELLSFVRLRFSGNRPLAIMRNWLPPAHYDISREDLQESGLYALLRERGVRPVVAAQSIGARPPTSSERHHLRLEPAEPVLTMTRTAFDSGGKAVEHGDHCYRAQDYSIEVLVDQR; translated from the coding sequence GTGGCCGTTCAAGTGGGTGTGACGCTCGATCGCTCTTCCCCCGTGCCCCTCTACCACCAGCTCGCCGAGCAGCTCCGCACGGCGATCGCCAGCGGCCGGCTCCAGCCGGGCGACCAGCTGGAGAACGAGCTCGCCCTGGCCGAGCGGCTCAGCCTGGCGCGCCCGACAGTGCGCCAGGCCATCCAAGAGCTCGTCGACCGCGGGCTCGTGCTGCGCCGGCGCGGGATCGGCACCACGGTGGCCAACCCCAAGGTGCACCGGCGTGCCGACCTCACCAGCCTTTTCGACGACCTCACCCGTGCCGGCGGGCAGCCCTCGACGAGCGTCCTGCGGCACGAGCTGGTGCGTGACGAACGCGTGGCCACCGCGCTCGACCTCCCGGCCGAGACCGAGCTGCTCTCATTCGTCCGGCTGCGGTTCTCCGGCAACCGGCCGCTGGCCATCATGCGCAACTGGCTGCCTCCCGCGCACTACGACATCAGCCGGGAGGATCTGCAGGAATCAGGCCTGTACGCGCTGTTGCGCGAACGCGGGGTGCGCCCCGTCGTCGCCGCTCAGTCGATCGGAGCCCGCCCTCCGACCTCGTCGGAGCGGCACCACCTCCGGCTCGAGCCCGCCGAGCCCGTCCTGACGATGACACGCACCGCCTTCGACTCCGGGGGCAAAGCCGTGGAGCACGGCGACCACTGCTATCGCGCCCAGGACTACAGCATCGAGGTCCTGGTCGACCAGCGCTGA
- a CDS encoding cytochrome c biogenesis CcdA family protein: MIGDVPLALALAAGLVAAFNPCGFALLPAYLTMLVADDDTRPAGGVSSRGPVARALLLGAAMTAGFVTVFGVFGLVVTPLAVSVGQYLPWVTILIGLALTGLGVWLLSGRELLIRTPRLATGRPIASLPSLYGYGLSYAVASLSCTIGPFLAVTSASLAAGGILGGLMVFVAYGIGMGLVVSALSLAVALARSAVVARTRAVLPYVSRISGGLLIPAGLYVAYYGWYELRVFAGASPRDAIVDAATAVQGALARWLESLGVAWVAVILAVLGAVALAARLARRNAHRSED; the protein is encoded by the coding sequence ATGATCGGTGACGTGCCGTTGGCGCTGGCCCTGGCCGCGGGCCTGGTGGCGGCGTTCAATCCCTGCGGGTTCGCGCTGCTGCCCGCGTACCTGACCATGCTCGTGGCCGACGACGACACCCGCCCGGCGGGCGGCGTGTCGTCGCGCGGGCCGGTGGCGCGCGCTCTGCTGCTCGGGGCGGCCATGACCGCGGGATTCGTCACGGTTTTCGGGGTGTTCGGCCTGGTGGTGACCCCGCTGGCGGTGTCGGTGGGCCAATACCTGCCGTGGGTGACGATCCTCATCGGCCTGGCCCTGACCGGGCTCGGCGTATGGCTGCTGAGCGGGCGGGAGCTGCTGATCCGCACGCCCCGGCTGGCCACCGGCCGTCCCATCGCCTCGCTTCCCTCGCTGTACGGATACGGCCTGAGCTACGCCGTGGCCTCGCTGTCGTGCACCATCGGCCCGTTCCTCGCGGTGACCTCCGCCTCGCTGGCCGCCGGCGGGATACTGGGCGGCCTGATGGTCTTCGTCGCCTACGGGATCGGCATGGGCCTGGTGGTCTCCGCGCTGTCGCTGGCGGTGGCGCTGGCCCGCTCGGCCGTGGTCGCCCGTACCCGGGCCGTGCTGCCGTACGTGTCGCGCATCAGCGGCGGACTGCTGATCCCGGCCGGCCTGTACGTCGCCTACTACGGCTGGTACGAGCTGCGCGTCTTCGCGGGCGCCTCCCCCCGCGACGCGATCGTCGACGCCGCGACCGCCGTGCAGGGCGCCCTCGCGCGGTGGCTGGAATCCCTCGGCGTGGCCTGGGTCGCTGTCATCCTCGCGGTGCTCGGCGCAGTCGCTCTGGCCGCTCGCCTGGCACGGCGCAACGCGCACCGCTCCGAAGACTAA
- a CDS encoding redoxin domain-containing protein → MGRIRVMAVLVAAGLLIAGCGGAVETVRGDAPVSATVATATPAPATTASGTPGASGDARVPDALKFTATTLGGQTFDGASLAGKPVVFWFWAPWCPKCQSEAPAVKAAAKKYADVAFVGVAGLDSEAAMKDFVRRTGTGDLAHLSDEKGVVWTRLGITQQSTFVFMKPDGTTAKASGPLDSDELDSLVAKLLAA, encoded by the coding sequence GTGGGCAGAATTCGTGTGATGGCCGTCCTCGTGGCGGCGGGGTTGTTGATCGCCGGGTGCGGCGGGGCCGTTGAGACGGTCCGGGGTGATGCGCCCGTGTCGGCGACCGTGGCGACGGCCACCCCGGCTCCCGCGACCACGGCATCTGGCACGCCCGGTGCGTCCGGTGACGCGCGGGTTCCCGACGCCTTGAAGTTCACCGCCACCACACTGGGCGGGCAGACCTTCGACGGTGCGAGCCTGGCGGGCAAGCCGGTCGTGTTCTGGTTCTGGGCGCCGTGGTGTCCCAAGTGCCAGTCGGAGGCGCCGGCCGTCAAGGCGGCTGCCAAGAAGTACGCCGACGTCGCGTTCGTGGGGGTCGCCGGCCTGGACAGTGAGGCGGCGATGAAGGACTTCGTCCGGCGTACCGGGACCGGCGACCTCGCCCACCTGTCGGATGAGAAGGGCGTGGTGTGGACCCGGCTCGGGATCACCCAGCAGTCCACGTTCGTGTTCATGAAACCGGACGGAACAACCGCGAAAGCCTCCGGCCCGCTCGACTCCGATGAGCTCGATAGCCTTGTCGCCAAGCTGCTCGCCGCCTGA
- a CDS encoding CHAP domain-containing protein has protein sequence MAKNVFARALTSASLSLVAAGMAATVVAGSPAFAADQQSTQPARSNLPASQAIPQKGAGQVSADTVLKIAESQIGVSENAAGGGTPFHSWYMSSPRAAETVARDGGSLQAYANAPWCAMFISWVGEQAGARPTMGWDAYTVSYAKWFQANKHWGTEAKPGAVVFYDWNGQGTDGIDHVGMVKKDNGDGTITAIEGNTGNGKVEQRIRPKAHVVGYGYPEYKA, from the coding sequence GCCAAGAACGTCTTCGCTCGTGCCCTGACGTCCGCAAGCCTCTCCCTGGTCGCCGCCGGGATGGCCGCGACGGTCGTCGCCGGATCCCCGGCCTTCGCCGCCGACCAGCAGTCCACGCAACCCGCGCGGTCCAACCTCCCCGCCTCCCAGGCCATCCCGCAGAAGGGCGCCGGCCAGGTGAGCGCCGACACCGTACTGAAGATCGCCGAGTCGCAGATCGGCGTGAGCGAGAACGCCGCCGGCGGCGGCACCCCGTTCCACAGCTGGTACATGTCCTCCCCGCGGGCAGCCGAGACCGTCGCCCGCGACGGCGGCAGCCTGCAGGCCTACGCCAACGCCCCGTGGTGCGCCATGTTCATCTCCTGGGTCGGCGAGCAGGCCGGCGCCCGCCCCACGATGGGCTGGGACGCCTACACCGTCAGCTACGCCAAGTGGTTCCAGGCCAACAAGCACTGGGGCACCGAGGCCAAGCCCGGCGCCGTCGTCTTCTACGACTGGAACGGCCAGGGCACCGACGGCATCGACCACGTCGGCATGGTCAAGAAGGACAACGGCGACGGCACCATCACCGCGATCGAGGGCAACACCGGAAACGGCAAGGTCGAGCAGCGCATCCGGCCCAAGGCCCACGTCGTGGGCTACGGCTACCCCGAGTACAAGGCCTGA